A DNA window from Aureibaculum sp. 2308TA14-22 contains the following coding sequences:
- a CDS encoding prolyl oligopeptidase family serine peptidase, whose amino-acid sequence MSCKTENKAEEQIALSYPETKKVDTITNYFGTDVKDPYRWLEDDMSDETGQWVEAQNKVTFGYLDQIPYRDPLKKRLEKLWNYEKYSAPFKEGDYTYFYKNDGLQNQYVVYRQKGDEEPEVFLDPNTFSEDATTSLAGLSFSKNGKLAAYSISEGGSDWRKVIVMDAVSKDIKEDTLIDIKFSGVSWKGNEGFYYSSYDKPKGSELSAKTDQHKLYYHKLGTSQKDDQLIFGGTAAEKNRYVGGGVTEDERYLIISASTSTSGNKLFIKDLQDKSGTLKTLVDNYDSDSYIIDNIGSKLYIVTNMNAPNQKVVTVDASNPSSENWKDFIPETENVLSPSTGAGYFFAEYMVDAVSKVYQYDMDGKQIREVKLPGVGSAGGFGGKKEAKELYFSFSNYITPGTIYKLDPKSGEYEVYKKPEIAGYDSSNFESKQIFYTSKDGTKVPMIITHKKGVELNGKNPTLLYGYGGFNISLTPSFSIANTVWLEQGGVYAVPNLRGGGEYGKAWHDAGTQQKKQNVFDDFIAAAEYLIAEKYTSSDYLAIRGGSNGGLLVGATMTQRPDLMKVALPAVGVLDMLRYHTFTAGAGWAYDYGTADQSKEMFEYLKGYSPVHNVKEGVEYPATLVTTGDHDDRVVPAHSFKFAAELQDKQSGTNPTLIRIETNAGHGAGTPVAKTIEQYADIFGFTLYNMGVKELKTGFKD is encoded by the coding sequence ATGTCTTGTAAAACTGAAAACAAAGCTGAAGAACAAATCGCATTGTCCTATCCTGAAACTAAAAAAGTAGATACCATTACTAATTATTTTGGTACTGATGTAAAAGACCCTTATCGATGGTTAGAGGATGATATGTCAGATGAAACAGGACAATGGGTGGAAGCTCAAAATAAAGTAACTTTTGGATATTTAGACCAAATTCCTTATCGTGATCCTCTTAAAAAACGCTTGGAAAAACTATGGAACTATGAGAAATATTCCGCTCCTTTCAAAGAAGGAGATTACACGTATTTCTATAAAAATGATGGATTGCAAAATCAATATGTAGTTTATCGCCAAAAAGGAGATGAAGAACCTGAAGTGTTTTTAGATCCAAATACGTTTTCCGAAGATGCAACTACCTCTTTGGCGGGATTATCCTTTTCAAAAAATGGAAAATTAGCAGCATATTCCATTTCAGAAGGTGGATCAGATTGGCGTAAAGTCATCGTAATGGATGCTGTCTCTAAAGATATTAAGGAAGATACTTTAATCGATATAAAATTTAGTGGTGTGTCTTGGAAAGGCAATGAAGGCTTTTACTATTCCAGTTACGACAAACCCAAAGGAAGTGAGCTTTCTGCAAAAACAGACCAGCATAAATTGTACTATCACAAATTAGGCACATCACAAAAAGACGACCAACTTATTTTTGGTGGTACAGCTGCTGAAAAAAATAGATATGTTGGTGGTGGTGTTACTGAAGATGAAAGATATTTAATTATTTCTGCATCAACTTCAACATCTGGTAATAAACTTTTTATCAAAGATTTGCAAGATAAAAGCGGTACATTAAAAACCCTAGTTGACAATTACGATAGTGATTCTTATATCATCGATAATATTGGGAGTAAACTCTATATTGTTACTAATATGAATGCCCCAAACCAGAAAGTAGTGACTGTAGATGCTTCCAACCCATCTTCTGAAAACTGGAAAGATTTTATCCCAGAAACAGAAAATGTGTTAAGCCCTAGTACTGGTGCAGGGTATTTCTTTGCTGAATATATGGTTGATGCCGTTTCAAAAGTGTATCAATACGATATGGACGGAAAACAAATCCGTGAAGTAAAACTACCCGGAGTAGGTTCGGCAGGTGGATTTGGTGGTAAAAAAGAAGCTAAAGAGTTGTATTTTTCTTTCTCAAATTATATTACACCTGGTACTATTTACAAACTCGATCCAAAAAGTGGGGAATATGAGGTATATAAGAAGCCTGAAATTGCAGGTTACGACAGCAGTAACTTTGAGTCAAAGCAAATTTTTTACACCTCAAAAGACGGTACAAAAGTACCTATGATTATTACTCATAAAAAAGGTGTGGAGTTGAACGGTAAAAACCCAACGCTTTTGTACGGTTACGGTGGGTTTAATATCAGTCTAACCCCGAGCTTCAGCATTGCCAACACAGTGTGGTTGGAACAGGGCGGCGTATATGCTGTACCCAATTTACGTGGAGGAGGAGAATATGGAAAAGCGTGGCACGATGCCGGAACACAACAAAAAAAGCAAAATGTATTTGACGATTTTATAGCCGCGGCCGAGTATTTAATCGCTGAAAAATATACTTCATCAGATTATTTAGCTATTCGTGGTGGTTCAAATGGCGGTCTTTTGGTTGGTGCAACTATGACACAACGTCCTGATTTAATGAAGGTAGCATTACCAGCTGTTGGTGTATTGGATATGTTACGCTATCACACATTTACAGCTGGTGCTGGATGGGCTTACGATTATGGAACTGCCGACCAAAGCAAAGAAATGTTTGAATATTTAAAAGGATATTCCCCAGTACATAATGTAAAAGAGGGAGTTGAATATCCAGCTACTTTGGTTACTACCGGAGATCATGATGACAGGGTTGTACCGGCACATAGTTTTAAATTCGCGGCGGAATTGCAAGATAAACAATCAGGTACTAATCCAACTTTAATCAGAATTGAAACCAATGCAGGTCATGGAGCTGGAACTCCAGTTGCAAAAACCATAGAACAATATGCTGATATTTTTGGTTTCACACTTTATAATATGGGTGTTAAAGAATTAAAGACTGGTTTTAAGGATTAA
- a CDS encoding DoxX family membrane protein produces MNSKVTLVLRILLGLVLVIFGANKFFHFIPMDAPPEGSFMHALGQTGYMFPLIALSELIPGILLLINKWKGFALAWLVPISVNIVAFHLKFDMATIAPAALVAVLNFVLIYAYWDKFKALFD; encoded by the coding sequence ATGAATTCAAAAGTAACACTAGTATTAAGAATATTATTAGGATTGGTTTTGGTCATTTTTGGAGCCAATAAGTTTTTTCATTTTATTCCAATGGATGCACCACCAGAAGGTAGTTTTATGCACGCATTGGGTCAAACTGGTTATATGTTCCCATTAATTGCTCTGTCTGAACTTATTCCGGGAATTTTATTACTGATTAACAAATGGAAAGGTTTTGCATTGGCATGGCTTGTGCCTATATCAGTGAATATTGTTGCATTCCATTTAAAATTTGATATGGCGACCATAGCTCCAGCTGCTTTGGTAGCTGTTTTAAATTTTGTGTTAATTTATGCCTATTGGGATAAATTTAAAGCCTTATTTGATTAA
- the trxA gene encoding thioredoxin gives MTELLTKETFLEKVFNYEKNKEWKFEGDVPCIIDFYADWCGPCKMIAPVLEQLSEEYEGKINIYKVDTEKEQELSAAFAIRSIPSMLFCPSEGQPQMAQGALPKQQLEQIIEDVLKVKK, from the coding sequence ATGACAGAATTATTGACAAAAGAAACTTTTTTAGAAAAAGTTTTTAATTACGAAAAAAACAAGGAATGGAAATTTGAGGGCGATGTACCTTGTATTATTGATTTTTATGCAGATTGGTGCGGACCTTGTAAAATGATTGCACCAGTTTTAGAACAATTGAGCGAAGAATACGAAGGCAAAATAAATATTTACAAGGTTGACACAGAAAAAGAACAAGAACTCTCTGCAGCATTTGCTATTAGAAGTATTCCTTCTATGTTGTTTTGCCCATCAGAAGGTCAGCCGCAAATGGCACAAGGTGCGTTGCCAAAACAACAATTGGAGCAGATCATTGAAGATGTGTTGAAGGTGAAGAAGTAA
- a CDS encoding SGNH/GDSL hydrolase family protein, whose translation MKNNEILTKKHKTSFTHFLTLLFLSLPLLSTSQESNKVIYFGKDYFMLEGTKIADSLKENSYDRLPASYKEIVRKPVWELSKSSAGMSIRFYSNTTSISVKWTVLNDFKMNHMAETGIKGIDLYFNSENTWQYLNTARPTGIDNEALLINNMPTKMREFKMFLPLYDGIVTIEVGVDSNSVIKKPLKRNPKSIVFYGTSITQGGCASRPGMVHTNIISRKLNMDCINFGFSGNGKMEQPINELISELNPNFYVIECLPNMNAEEVADRTVPLVKTIREKHPETAIVFVENFIYEPSVLNKKMNLNIGKKNKALKTEFTKMIKNGFKNIYYIDSKSATGEDHEGTVDGVHFTDLGFIRYADFLIDQFAKFGLLQKVDE comes from the coding sequence ATGAAAAATAACGAAATACTAACAAAAAAACACAAAACATCATTTACCCATTTTTTAACGCTGCTATTTTTAAGTTTACCCCTCTTAAGCACTTCGCAAGAGTCAAATAAAGTAATCTATTTTGGTAAAGATTATTTTATGTTGGAGGGTACCAAAATTGCTGATTCGCTTAAAGAGAATAGTTATGACAGGCTACCTGCATCCTATAAGGAAATTGTAAGAAAACCTGTGTGGGAGTTGTCTAAAAGCTCAGCAGGCATGTCAATTCGGTTTTATTCTAATACTACAAGTATTAGTGTAAAATGGACTGTTCTAAATGATTTCAAAATGAATCACATGGCTGAAACTGGAATTAAAGGCATTGATTTATATTTTAATAGCGAGAATACTTGGCAATATTTAAATACTGCTCGCCCAACGGGTATTGACAATGAAGCTCTGCTAATAAATAACATGCCAACTAAAATGCGAGAATTTAAAATGTTTTTACCGCTATATGATGGCATTGTCACTATTGAAGTAGGTGTTGATTCAAATAGTGTAATCAAAAAACCACTAAAGCGTAACCCTAAATCAATAGTATTTTATGGAACAAGCATAACACAAGGCGGTTGTGCATCTCGTCCTGGAATGGTACATACTAACATTATTTCCAGAAAATTAAATATGGACTGCATAAATTTTGGGTTTAGTGGAAATGGAAAAATGGAACAACCCATAAATGAACTAATATCAGAATTAAACCCTAATTTTTATGTTATTGAATGTTTACCAAACATGAATGCTGAAGAAGTCGCAGACAGAACCGTTCCTCTCGTAAAAACCATAAGAGAAAAGCATCCTGAAACAGCAATTGTTTTTGTAGAAAACTTCATTTACGAACCTTCTGTTCTAAATAAAAAGATGAATTTAAATATTGGTAAAAAGAATAAGGCCCTAAAAACTGAATTCACAAAAATGATCAAAAATGGATTTAAAAACATCTATTATATTGATAGTAAAAGTGCTACAGGAGAAGACCATGAAGGAACAGTTGACGGAGTGCACTTTACCGATTTAGGATTCATCAGATATGCCGATTTTTTAATAGACCAATTTGCCAAATTTGGTCTATTACAAAAAGTAGATGAATAA
- a CDS encoding VOC family protein — translation MKITTFLTFVGNQCGKAEEAINFYTSIFPNSEINSLIKYSEGEAGGTPELIKYGEFTLNNTKYMVSESNYNHAWSFTPGVSLFVECNSENEIQTLFEKLSSNGGQIMVPLENYKGSGDYGFGKKFGWCEDKYGISWQVNLTE, via the coding sequence ATGAAAATAACAACATTTTTAACATTTGTAGGTAATCAATGCGGAAAGGCTGAAGAAGCTATAAATTTCTATACTTCTATCTTTCCAAATTCGGAAATTAACAGCCTCATAAAATATTCAGAGGGAGAAGCTGGAGGAACACCAGAGCTTATAAAATATGGAGAATTTACATTAAATAATACTAAGTACATGGTTTCCGAAAGTAATTATAATCACGCTTGGTCATTCACGCCAGGTGTATCATTGTTTGTTGAATGTAACTCTGAAAATGAGATACAAACCTTATTCGAAAAACTTTCTTCAAATGGAGGTCAGATAATGGTTCCTCTTGAAAACTACAAAGGTTCAGGAGATTATGGCTTTGGTAAAAAATTTGGATGGTGTGAGGATAAATATGGTATTTCATGGCAGGTTAATCTTACAGAATAA
- a CDS encoding VOC family protein — MITINPYIYFDGNCEEAFTFYESVFRKEISHISKYKDVPKPARNIFQESDEKIMHVTLPLSKETMLNGSDNSLAYAEMVHYKTFTLIIHTDSKEEVDRLFGELSQNGQIKVPVGMTFWGAYYGQCVDKFGISWKITLASEN; from the coding sequence ATGATAACAATAAATCCATACATTTACTTTGACGGAAATTGTGAAGAAGCATTTACTTTTTATGAATCAGTTTTTCGTAAAGAAATCAGTCATATTAGTAAATACAAAGACGTACCGAAACCAGCAAGAAATATTTTTCAAGAGTCTGATGAGAAAATTATGCATGTCACCTTGCCTTTGAGTAAAGAGACAATGCTAAATGGTTCAGATAACTCATTGGCATATGCAGAAATGGTACATTATAAAACCTTTACGCTGATTATTCACACTGATAGTAAGGAAGAAGTTGACCGGCTCTTTGGCGAACTTTCTCAAAATGGACAAATAAAAGTACCCGTAGGTATGACATTCTGGGGTGCTTACTATGGTCAGTGCGTTGATAAATTTGGCATAAGTTGGAAAATAACTTTAGCATCAGAAAATTAG
- a CDS encoding KAP family P-loop NTPase fold protein, producing MHTDLPLKENSTDKLGRHPFAYEIASGLVKSFKDNNESIVLGINGTWGSGKSTLLNFIINEVEEISSSINQEIIVLRFNPWMFSGQKELQSVFLRELILKLKNNSEKLKNASKKIAEFLEYLNWVNYVHSGAGEALKSLKNIFKKAGKEKELSELKKEIDNILIESKVKLYITIDDIDRLTPNEITDIFQLIKLNGNFANTIFILAYDQNVVQTALENQFGENGKKYIEKIVQVDYTLPSISKEDISRLFIDNLNILFNDDEITDKIKELNESIKSEPFINFFSSLRDIYRFNNSIKLRLPSIVNELNILDFLLIESLRVFDQKAYKFIIDNKKSLVYKSDNNINNFNFRSNNDEQSTDAFIESIEFNDLIKQILRRLFIVDSSYSFNANTPEDLIRGKRVANESYFNRYFNLQLSNFDIQEYVFESFINENSAEENEDILKNVQQKGQLFQFLNWVKIKSKGCDEFKQQKIIESILIYSKNLPHKKGMFWGIGSDLTTVLHYASNMLYDINDIEVRRKLILSHLERNVSFASFYLGDRILYANNQSENGKLYSSNEWYYLFKFEKESDLEFIEKILSKRNSIAKELFDKILIESEFLAEDEIGLILDTVYKSYKEHYEANFDKLIENDHDLVKYVWLSIKRSWMTSNSRVGYQLAEYQFYPGIDKEVVKNRFDNLNPADIDENENKVISLFQKAYEDGFEEKKYYDIENLEEMGRW from the coding sequence ATGCATACAGATTTACCATTAAAAGAAAATTCAACCGATAAATTAGGTAGGCATCCATTCGCATATGAAATAGCATCTGGTTTGGTTAAATCTTTTAAGGACAATAATGAAAGTATTGTCCTTGGAATTAATGGGACTTGGGGTTCTGGAAAATCAACTTTGCTGAATTTCATTATTAACGAAGTTGAAGAAATCTCTTCAAGTATAAATCAAGAGATTATTGTTTTAAGATTCAATCCTTGGATGTTTTCTGGTCAAAAGGAATTACAAAGTGTATTCTTAAGAGAGTTAATTCTAAAATTAAAAAACAACTCTGAAAAACTAAAAAATGCTTCAAAGAAAATAGCTGAATTTTTAGAATACTTGAATTGGGTTAATTACGTACATTCTGGGGCTGGAGAGGCATTAAAATCATTAAAAAATATTTTTAAAAAAGCAGGAAAAGAAAAAGAACTTTCCGAACTGAAAAAGGAAATTGATAACATTTTAATTGAATCAAAAGTAAAATTATATATTACTATCGATGATATCGACAGGTTAACACCTAATGAAATAACTGATATTTTTCAATTAATTAAATTAAACGGGAATTTCGCGAACACGATTTTTATTTTAGCTTATGACCAAAATGTAGTTCAGACGGCATTAGAAAATCAATTCGGCGAAAATGGAAAAAAATATATTGAAAAAATTGTTCAAGTCGATTACACGTTACCTTCAATTTCCAAAGAAGATATATCAAGATTGTTCATAGATAATTTAAATATACTTTTTAATGATGATGAGATAACTGATAAAATTAAAGAATTAAATGAATCTATTAAAAGTGAACCGTTTATTAACTTTTTTTCTTCATTAAGAGATATCTACAGGTTTAATAATAGTATAAAGTTACGTTTACCTTCAATAGTGAATGAATTAAACATCTTGGATTTTTTATTAATTGAGTCTTTAAGAGTATTTGACCAAAAAGCTTACAAGTTTATCATAGATAATAAAAAAAGTTTAGTATACAAAAGTGATAACAATATCAATAATTTTAATTTTCGCTCTAACAATGATGAGCAATCTACCGACGCTTTTATTGAAAGTATAGAATTTAATGATTTAATTAAACAAATATTAAGAAGATTATTTATAGTTGACTCTTCATATAGCTTCAATGCAAATACACCTGAAGACTTAATTAGAGGTAAAAGAGTTGCAAACGAAAGTTATTTCAACAGATATTTTAATCTTCAATTGTCAAATTTTGACATTCAAGAATATGTTTTTGAAAGCTTCATAAATGAAAATTCAGCCGAAGAAAATGAAGACATTTTAAAAAATGTACAACAAAAAGGACAATTATTTCAATTCCTTAATTGGGTTAAAATAAAAAGCAAAGGCTGTGATGAATTTAAGCAACAAAAAATCATTGAATCTATTTTAATTTATTCAAAAAACTTACCACATAAAAAGGGTATGTTTTGGGGCATAGGTTCTGATTTAACAACAGTATTACATTATGCTTCTAATATGTTATATGATATTAACGATATTGAAGTTAGAAGAAAACTTATCCTCTCTCATTTAGAAAGAAATGTAAGTTTTGCTTCATTCTATTTAGGCGATAGAATATTATATGCGAACAACCAATCTGAAAACGGTAAATTATATTCAAGTAACGAATGGTATTATCTTTTCAAATTCGAAAAAGAGAGTGACTTGGAATTTATCGAAAAAATTCTGTCTAAAAGAAACTCAATAGCAAAAGAACTTTTTGACAAGATTTTAATTGAAAGCGAATTTTTAGCCGAAGATGAAATTGGATTAATATTGGATACTGTCTATAAAAGTTATAAAGAACATTACGAGGCAAATTTTGATAAACTAATTGAGAACGACCACGATTTAGTTAAGTATGTTTGGTTATCTATTAAACGTAGCTGGATGACTTCTAACAGTAGAGTCGGATATCAACTTGCCGAATATCAATTTTATCCTGGAATAGATAAAGAGGTTGTAAAAAATAGGTTCGATAATCTTAATCCAGCTGATATTGATGAAAATGAGAATAAGGTAATATCATTATTTCAAAAAGCATACGAAGATGGATTTGAAGAAAAGAAATATTACGATATAGAGAATCTTGAAGAAATGGGAAGGTGGTAA
- a CDS encoding DUF6994 family protein, with product MNVIDITYDFRLDSKCGDPDTDSLKLYEAHQTLWNKTLPCGKSFDFKVIGDKYGRFLLKNKLYMNLSSDRMCPHFVGKYKGKFNGWLSESQEENFQNKVRTIGGHIVFPAHRKDGFTINQARGVSRLICDRFDLTIECIKRFYENMQSPLSKAIERYDDFFALFESFDGYIDFFQLQDFLTKDREVNFALPFDNFNRSPLPLTAEEYNDYRVHTLDLIERRNRRILNKLKEMPAGNNV from the coding sequence ATGAATGTAATTGATATAACATATGATTTTAGATTGGACTCTAAGTGTGGAGACCCAGATACGGATAGCTTAAAATTATATGAAGCTCACCAAACTTTATGGAATAAAACTCTGCCTTGCGGAAAATCATTTGATTTTAAGGTGATTGGAGATAAATATGGACGATTCTTATTGAAAAACAAGTTGTATATGAACTTGTCAAGTGATAGAATGTGTCCTCATTTTGTTGGGAAATACAAAGGGAAATTTAACGGTTGGTTAAGTGAATCTCAAGAAGAAAATTTCCAGAATAAAGTTAGAACAATAGGAGGACATATTGTTTTTCCTGCTCATAGAAAAGATGGATTTACTATAAATCAAGCCAGAGGAGTTAGTAGATTAATTTGTGATAGATTTGACTTGACAATTGAATGTATCAAAAGATTTTATGAAAATATGCAGAGTCCATTGAGTAAAGCTATTGAGAGATACGATGATTTTTTTGCTCTTTTTGAGAGTTTTGATGGATATATTGATTTTTTTCAACTACAGGACTTTCTGACAAAAGATAGAGAAGTGAATTTTGCTTTGCCATTTGATAATTTTAATCGTTCACCTTTGCCTTTAACAGCCGAAGAATACAATGATTACAGAGTTCATACTTTAGACTTAATTGAGAGACGAAATAGAAGAATATTAAATAAATTGAAAGAAATGCCAGCAGGTAACAATGTATAA
- a CDS encoding aspartate-semialdehyde dehydrogenase: MRIAVVGATGMVGNVMLKSLEERNFPLTELIPVASERSVGKKIEYKGKEYTIVSLQDAVNLQPDIALFSAGGSTSLEWAPKFAAVGTTVVDNSSAWRMDATKKLIVPEINADTLTDDDKIIANPNCSTIQMVVALAPLHKKYQIKRLVISTYQSITGTGVKAVQQLENEYKGDKGEMAYHYPIHKNAIPHCDVFEDNGYTKEEMKLVRETQKILDDKTIAVTATAVRIPVVGGHSECVNIEFENEFDVSEIRKLLSETPGVTVQDNLDTNTYPMPIYAHGKDDVFVGRIRRDLSQRNTLNMWIVSDNLRKGAATNTIQIAEYLMEHNLVNTKVIS; the protein is encoded by the coding sequence ATGAGAATTGCAGTTGTTGGTGCTACCGGAATGGTAGGTAACGTAATGCTTAAATCATTAGAAGAACGGAATTTTCCGTTGACGGAATTAATTCCAGTTGCTTCTGAAAGGTCAGTAGGTAAAAAGATTGAATATAAAGGGAAGGAATATACCATTGTTAGCTTACAAGATGCGGTAAATCTTCAACCAGATATTGCTTTATTTTCTGCAGGGGGAAGTACCTCTTTAGAATGGGCACCAAAATTTGCAGCAGTGGGTACAACCGTGGTTGATAATTCCTCTGCATGGCGAATGGATGCTACAAAAAAACTAATTGTACCTGAAATTAATGCTGACACACTAACTGACGATGATAAAATTATTGCCAACCCTAATTGTTCAACCATTCAAATGGTAGTGGCATTGGCTCCGTTACATAAAAAATATCAGATTAAACGACTGGTAATTTCTACCTATCAATCCATTACAGGTACTGGAGTTAAAGCAGTTCAGCAATTAGAAAATGAATACAAAGGCGACAAAGGCGAAATGGCCTACCACTACCCTATCCATAAAAATGCCATACCACATTGCGATGTTTTTGAAGATAATGGCTATACCAAAGAAGAAATGAAATTGGTACGCGAAACTCAAAAAATTTTAGATGATAAAACTATTGCGGTTACCGCAACTGCTGTTAGAATTCCCGTTGTTGGTGGCCATAGCGAATGTGTAAATATTGAATTTGAAAACGAATTTGATGTCTCGGAAATCAGAAAATTATTGAGTGAAACCCCGGGAGTTACCGTACAGGACAATTTAGACACCAACACCTACCCTATGCCTATTTATGCTCATGGTAAAGATGATGTCTTTGTAGGTAGAATTCGTAGGGATTTATCACAACGCAATACCTTAAACATGTGGATTGTCTCTGACAATTTACGTAAAGGGGCAGCCACAAATACCATACAAATTGCTGAGTATTTAATGGAACATAATTTAGTGAATACCAAAGTAATTTCTTAA
- the trhO gene encoding oxygen-dependent tRNA uridine(34) hydroxylase TrhO produces MQLYNTLSAKERAALIEQTGKQRLTLSFYAYSKIGNPTLFRNHLFVLWNEQDVLGRIYVAHEGINAQLSVPADNFNDFKTKLDAIPFLENVRLNIAVEQDNKSFLKLKVKVRDKIVADGLNDATFDVTDIGVHLKAKEFNELLVDPNTVCVDMRNHYESEIGHFEGAVTPDVDTFRDSLDIIEEDLKEHKEDKNLLMYCTGGIRCEKASAYYKHKGFKNVFQLEGGIIEYIRQVKEEKLENKFIGKNFVFDHRRAEKISDDVIANCHQCGNACDTHVNCENEACHLLFIQCDTCKEKMQGCCSEQCQEVYNLPFEEQKALRKGTHNSNKIFKKGRSEVLKFKK; encoded by the coding sequence ATGCAACTGTACAATACATTAAGTGCCAAAGAAAGAGCAGCGTTAATTGAGCAAACTGGTAAGCAACGATTAACCTTGTCTTTCTACGCCTATTCCAAGATTGGAAACCCTACCTTATTTAGAAACCATTTATTCGTGCTTTGGAATGAGCAAGATGTTCTCGGTCGCATTTATGTTGCCCATGAAGGGATTAATGCCCAATTATCTGTACCCGCCGATAACTTTAACGACTTTAAAACAAAGTTGGATGCTATCCCTTTTTTAGAAAATGTGCGATTAAATATTGCCGTTGAACAGGATAACAAATCGTTTTTAAAGTTAAAAGTAAAAGTACGAGATAAGATTGTGGCGGACGGATTAAATGATGCCACTTTTGATGTTACTGATATAGGTGTGCATTTAAAGGCCAAGGAATTTAATGAGTTGTTGGTAGATCCAAATACTGTTTGTGTGGATATGCGGAATCATTACGAAAGTGAAATTGGTCATTTTGAAGGTGCGGTTACGCCTGATGTAGATACGTTTAGAGATTCTCTGGATATCATTGAGGAAGATTTAAAAGAGCACAAAGAAGACAAAAACCTCTTGATGTATTGCACAGGTGGAATTCGATGTGAAAAAGCGAGTGCCTATTATAAACACAAAGGTTTTAAAAATGTTTTTCAATTAGAGGGTGGTATTATTGAATACATCCGTCAAGTGAAAGAAGAAAAATTGGAAAACAAGTTTATTGGTAAAAACTTTGTTTTTGATCACCGAAGGGCTGAAAAAATTTCTGATGATGTAATTGCAAATTGCCACCAGTGTGGAAATGCTTGTGATACGCACGTTAATTGTGAAAATGAAGCTTGCCATTTATTATTCATTCAATGTGATACGTGTAAAGAAAAAATGCAAGGCTGTTGTTCTGAACAATGTCAAGAAGTCTATAATTTACCTTTTGAAGAACAAAAAGCATTACGCAAAGGAACACATAACAGCAATAAGATATTTAAAAAAGGAAGGTCAGAAGTATTAAAGTTTAAGAAGTGA
- a CDS encoding nucleoside triphosphate pyrophosphohydrolase family protein, producing MQDKIKAVQEFHEAFGLGVEDRPVANLSPQKIKLRFNLMDEENKEYLDAAQSDDLVEVADALGDMLYILCGTIIEHGMQHKIEEVFNEIQRSNMSKLGEDGKPIYREDGKVLKGPNYFKPNIAEILDK from the coding sequence ATGCAAGATAAAATAAAAGCTGTACAAGAATTTCATGAAGCTTTTGGTTTGGGTGTAGAAGATAGGCCTGTTGCCAACTTATCCCCTCAAAAAATTAAATTACGCTTCAATCTAATGGACGAAGAGAATAAGGAATATTTAGACGCAGCTCAGAGTGATGATTTGGTTGAAGTTGCAGATGCCTTGGGCGATATGTTGTATATACTTTGTGGAACAATCATAGAACACGGTATGCAACATAAAATTGAAGAAGTTTTTAATGAAATTCAACGTAGCAATATGAGTAAATTAGGCGAAGACGGTAAACCTATTTATCGTGAAGATGGAAAGGTGCTAAAAGGCCCTAACTATTTTAAACCGAATATTGCTGAGATATTAGATAAATAA